In Streptomyces alboniger, the following are encoded in one genomic region:
- a CDS encoding roadblock/LC7 domain-containing protein, with translation MASDAPTGHVSDLDWLMSGLVQRVPHTRSAVLLSSDGLVKSVHGLDPDSADHMAALASGLYSLGRSAGIRFGDGGDVRQVVVELDSTLLFVSTAGSGTCLAVLAGREADAAVLGYEMAMLVKSVRPYLITAPRQHAGEPASMRR, from the coding sequence ATGGCGAGCGATGCGCCGACCGGCCATGTATCCGATCTCGACTGGCTGATGAGCGGCCTCGTGCAGCGCGTGCCGCACACCCGCAGTGCCGTCCTGCTCTCCTCCGACGGCCTCGTGAAGTCGGTGCACGGCCTCGACCCGGACAGCGCCGACCACATGGCGGCCCTCGCCTCGGGGCTCTACTCCCTCGGGCGCAGCGCGGGCATCCGCTTCGGGGACGGCGGGGACGTCCGGCAGGTCGTCGTGGAACTGGACTCGACCCTCCTGTTCGTCTCCACCGCGGGCTCCGGAACCTGCCTCGCCGTCCTCGCGGGCCGCGAGGCGGACGCGGCCGTCCTCGGATACGAGATGGCGATGCTGGTCAAGAGCGTCCGCCCGTACCTGATCACCGCGCCCCGGCAGCACGCCGGGGAACCCGCGTCGATGAGGCGCTGA
- a CDS encoding TetR/AcrR family transcriptional regulator, with translation MTGVRLSVAERRAEMLAATVEQIERRGVAAVRIADVAAALGVSNALVLYHFSSKEKLLAAAFEHAARRDLTRLRKLLGRRTSALRRLRAAVRWYAPTGQAKGWRLWIEGWSASLREPTLRAVTQDLDQQWKAALAEVVAEGCAAGEFHCPDPMGAAQRLTALLDGLAVQMTAYEGAVPRARARDWVDEALARELGLRREDLSAS, from the coding sequence GTGACAGGGGTGCGGTTGAGCGTGGCGGAGCGGCGGGCGGAGATGCTCGCCGCCACCGTCGAACAGATCGAGAGGCGGGGCGTGGCCGCCGTACGGATCGCCGATGTCGCGGCGGCCCTCGGAGTGAGCAACGCGCTGGTGCTCTACCACTTCTCGTCCAAGGAGAAGCTGCTCGCCGCGGCCTTCGAACACGCCGCCCGGCGCGATCTGACCCGGCTGCGCAAGCTGCTGGGCCGCCGCACCTCGGCCCTGCGCCGGTTGCGCGCGGCCGTGCGCTGGTACGCGCCGACCGGCCAGGCCAAGGGCTGGCGGCTGTGGATAGAGGGCTGGTCCGCCTCCCTGCGGGAGCCGACGCTGCGCGCGGTGACGCAGGACCTCGACCAGCAGTGGAAGGCCGCGCTCGCCGAGGTCGTCGCGGAGGGCTGCGCCGCGGGCGAGTTCCACTGCCCGGACCCCATGGGCGCGGCCCAGCGCCTCACCGCGCTCCTCGATGGACTCGCCGTCCAGATGACGGCGTACGAGGGTGCCGTGCCCCGCGCTCGGGCCCGCGACTGGGTGGACGAGGCCCTGGCCCGCGAACTGGGCCTGAGGCGCGAGGACCTGTCCGCCTCGTAA
- a CDS encoding sensor histidine kinase has protein sequence MSHLRAPAARADRREGGRHGRPGSRSATALPETPIRPQLLRIAVLPAVAVGLSACAAVLFTLRSTGARPGPALLAVLAAAALVALAGIVIAAVAADRAARAVRDRVGTLRRATARGQAELREAVEQLRRGDQPPARGAPPRARPGGDEFDQLADEMTRAQDAAVAAVVQAAQLSSQAGSEQKVEVFVNLARRLQSLVHREISLLDELENDVEDPELLKGLFHVDHLATRIRRHAENLAVLGGAVSRRQWSNPVSMTEVMRSAIAEVEQYSRVKLVPPIEGTLRGHAVADVIHLLAELVENATVFSAPHTQVLLRADLVTAGLAVEVEDRGLGMPLTEQNRMNRLLADPDQVNVASLLQDGRIGLFVVSALARRHGVAVRLQTNIYGGVQAVLILPQELLGAERQEEPATRLRPAAEVASRGASDHVQEGGRQEAPGPPQAAAPQPEARREPVPVPFQPRSDEATRPDGTAPARAANGTAPAPLPVRGTRQDRPTPADAVPGIRPEDRQAAAEHAAAPLTPLAGTVRGRVERPRLPKRRAQEHIAPQLRDSPAPRPDNENPVGHDPGLMAAFQRGIGLAQAQDARDPTPQDGGLPRGGSEQGG, from the coding sequence ATGTCTCACCTACGCGCACCGGCCGCCCGTGCAGACCGCCGTGAGGGCGGACGGCACGGCAGGCCCGGCAGCCGGTCCGCCACGGCCCTGCCCGAGACCCCCATACGGCCGCAGCTCCTGCGCATCGCCGTGCTGCCCGCCGTCGCCGTCGGTCTGAGCGCCTGCGCGGCCGTGCTGTTCACGCTGCGGTCGACCGGCGCGCGCCCCGGGCCCGCCCTCCTCGCCGTACTCGCCGCCGCGGCGCTGGTCGCCCTCGCGGGCATCGTGATCGCCGCCGTCGCGGCCGACCGCGCCGCCAGGGCCGTACGCGACCGGGTCGGCACCCTGCGCCGCGCCACCGCGCGCGGCCAGGCCGAACTGCGGGAGGCCGTCGAGCAGTTGCGCCGCGGCGACCAGCCGCCCGCGCGCGGCGCGCCGCCCCGGGCCCGGCCGGGCGGCGACGAGTTCGACCAGCTCGCCGACGAGATGACCCGCGCCCAGGACGCCGCCGTCGCCGCCGTCGTACAGGCCGCCCAGCTCTCCAGCCAGGCGGGCAGCGAACAGAAGGTCGAGGTCTTCGTCAACCTCGCCCGGCGCCTTCAGTCGCTGGTACACCGCGAGATCTCCCTGCTCGACGAGTTGGAGAACGACGTCGAGGACCCCGAACTGCTCAAGGGCCTCTTCCACGTCGACCACCTGGCGACCCGAATCCGCAGACACGCCGAGAACCTCGCCGTGCTCGGCGGCGCCGTCTCGCGCCGCCAGTGGAGCAACCCCGTCTCGATGACCGAGGTGATGCGCTCGGCCATCGCCGAGGTCGAGCAGTACTCCCGCGTCAAACTGGTGCCGCCCATCGAGGGCACCCTGCGCGGCCACGCCGTGGCCGACGTCATCCACCTGCTCGCCGAACTGGTGGAGAACGCCACGGTCTTCTCCGCACCGCACACGCAGGTCCTGCTGCGCGCCGACCTCGTGACCGCGGGGCTCGCCGTCGAGGTCGAGGACCGGGGCCTCGGCATGCCGCTCACCGAGCAGAACAGGATGAACCGCCTGCTCGCCGACCCCGACCAGGTGAACGTCGCGAGCCTCCTCCAGGACGGGCGGATCGGCCTCTTCGTGGTCTCCGCCCTCGCCCGCAGGCACGGCGTCGCGGTCCGGTTGCAGACCAACATCTACGGCGGCGTACAGGCCGTACTGATCCTGCCGCAGGAGCTGTTGGGCGCCGAGCGGCAGGAGGAGCCCGCGACACGGCTGCGCCCGGCGGCCGAGGTGGCATCGCGGGGCGCCTCCGATCACGTACAAGAGGGCGGCCGCCAGGAAGCTCCCGGGCCCCCGCAGGCCGCCGCCCCTCAGCCGGAAGCCCGCCGGGAACCGGTGCCCGTGCCGTTCCAGCCGCGGTCCGACGAGGCGACCCGCCCGGACGGCACCGCGCCCGCCCGCGCCGCGAACGGCACCGCGCCCGCCCCCCTGCCGGTGCGCGGCACCCGCCAGGACCGGCCCACGCCCGCCGACGCCGTCCCCGGCATCCGCCCGGAGGACCGGCAGGCCGCGGCCGAGCACGCCGCCGCGCCGCTGACGCCCCTGGCGGGCACCGTACGCGGCCGGGTCGAAAGGCCCCGCCTCCCCAAACGGCGCGCACAGGAACACATCGCACCCCAGCTGCGGGACTCCCCGGCACCGCGCCCCGACAACGAGAACCCCGTCGGGCACGACCCGGGCCTCATGGCCGCGTTCCAGCGCGGCATCGGCCTGGCCCAGGCGCAGGACGCGCGCGACCCCACCCCTCAGGACGGCGGCCTCCCCCGGGGCGGGAGCGAACAAGGCGGCTGA
- a CDS encoding DUF2264 domain-containing protein, translating into MPAPHLPLPPTDRVLSPLTGWTRAHWEALADRQLDALVPYATPGFAQYRIPGRQSWSGVVSDGLEGYARSFLLASFRIAGAGGEVDPRLIERYARGLTTGTDRGSGEAWPELTDRSQQMVEAASVAIGLHETRPWIWDTLDTRVQERVVDWFSGFVGGRTWDNNWRLFQVVSEQFLASVGASYSQSDIDGGLDRIEDWYRGDGWYSDGDGRNFDYYNGWAMHLYPLLWARMAGPDGDGGRGEVYRERLGLFLTTYPHFFGGDGAPVHQGRSLTYRFATVAPVWMGALADCTPLAPGLTRRLASGAVRHFVQRGVPDERGLLPLGWYGTFLPTTQAYSGPASPYWASKAFLGLLLPAGHPVWTERELPLPVEESDQYTALPRPGWLLHGTRHDGIVRLVNHGSDHNPLEGAAQDDPHYAKFGYSTATAPETAPRAWERAVDGHLALLAPDGTPSRRVRIHPLRCAGRHASSRHDARLPGHDDTFPIVTTSALHGRWEIRVHRLRAPEGTTVREGGYAVADGALPHAERGPGWALTRTAAGLTSAVVALHGWDEEAGVAREVAANACGPHSATPFLTFPGHPGGHSVHVTLVALSRDTVDPRALRASVTCAVDDRGVHVRFPDGTELEL; encoded by the coding sequence ATGCCCGCTCCGCATCTGCCCCTGCCTCCCACCGACCGCGTCCTCTCCCCGCTGACCGGCTGGACCAGGGCGCACTGGGAGGCGCTCGCCGACCGGCAACTGGACGCACTGGTCCCCTACGCGACGCCGGGCTTCGCGCAGTACCGCATCCCGGGGCGCCAGAGCTGGTCGGGGGTGGTGTCGGACGGCCTTGAGGGGTACGCAAGGTCATTCCTGCTGGCCTCCTTCCGGATCGCCGGGGCGGGCGGCGAGGTGGACCCCCGACTCATCGAACGCTACGCGCGGGGTCTGACAACGGGCACCGACCGCGGCAGTGGCGAGGCCTGGCCCGAACTCACCGACCGCTCGCAGCAGATGGTGGAGGCCGCCTCGGTCGCGATCGGCCTGCACGAGACCCGCCCCTGGATCTGGGACACCCTCGACACCCGGGTCCAGGAGCGGGTCGTCGACTGGTTCTCCGGGTTCGTCGGCGGCAGGACCTGGGACAACAACTGGCGCCTCTTCCAGGTGGTGTCCGAGCAGTTCCTCGCCTCGGTCGGCGCCTCGTACAGCCAGTCGGACATCGACGGCGGCCTCGACCGCATCGAGGACTGGTACCGCGGCGACGGCTGGTACAGCGACGGCGACGGACGCAACTTCGACTACTACAACGGCTGGGCGATGCACCTGTACCCGCTGCTGTGGGCACGGATGGCGGGCCCCGACGGCGACGGCGGGCGCGGCGAGGTCTACCGCGAGCGCCTCGGGCTGTTCCTCACCACCTACCCGCACTTCTTCGGTGGCGACGGCGCCCCGGTCCACCAGGGCCGCTCGCTGACCTACCGCTTCGCCACCGTCGCCCCCGTGTGGATGGGCGCCCTCGCGGACTGCACGCCGCTGGCCCCCGGCCTGACCCGGCGGCTGGCCTCCGGCGCGGTCCGGCACTTCGTGCAGCGCGGCGTCCCCGACGAGCGGGGCCTGCTGCCGCTCGGCTGGTACGGGACGTTCCTGCCCACCACGCAGGCCTACTCGGGACCGGCGTCGCCGTACTGGGCGAGCAAGGCCTTCCTCGGCCTGCTGCTGCCCGCCGGCCACCCGGTGTGGACGGAGCGCGAACTGCCGCTCCCCGTCGAGGAGTCCGACCAGTACACCGCGCTCCCCCGGCCGGGCTGGCTCCTGCACGGCACCCGGCACGACGGCATCGTCCGCCTGGTCAACCACGGCAGCGACCACAACCCGCTCGAAGGCGCCGCCCAGGACGATCCGCACTACGCGAAGTTCGGTTACTCGACGGCGACGGCCCCCGAGACCGCCCCACGCGCGTGGGAACGTGCCGTCGACGGCCATCTGGCGCTGCTCGCCCCGGACGGCACGCCGTCCCGACGCGTGCGCATCCATCCCCTGCGGTGCGCGGGGCGCCACGCCTCGTCCCGCCACGACGCCCGGCTGCCGGGCCACGATGACACGTTCCCCATCGTGACGACGAGCGCACTGCACGGCCGGTGGGAGATCCGCGTACACCGGCTGCGGGCCCCCGAGGGCACGACGGTCCGCGAGGGCGGGTACGCGGTGGCCGACGGGGCGCTCCCGCACGCCGAACGCGGCCCCGGCTGGGCCCTCACCCGTACGGCTGCGGGGCTCACCAGCGCGGTGGTCGCCCTGCACGGCTGGGACGAGGAGGCGGGCGTAGCCCGCGAGGTCGCGGCCAACGCCTGCGGACCGCACTCCGCGACGCCCTTCCTGACCTTCCCGGGGCATCCGGGCGGGCACAGCGTCCATGTCACGCTGGTCGCCCTCTCGCGGGACACCGTCGACCCGCGGGCGCTGCGCGCGTCCGTCACCTGCGCCGTGGACGACCGGGGCGTGCACGTCCGCTTCCCCGACGGGACGGAGCTGGAGCTGTGA
- a CDS encoding tyrosine-protein phosphatase — protein sequence MTQQVPSTEPELAGVRNFRDVGGLPTVDGRRIRPGRLFRSGHLAHATAADTAFLSSLGLHTIFDFRNAADQRLEGPDVELPGVRNVNLPLTDPADGAEFWKMVRDGDLDQLRAILSDGKAADRMSSSYRTIIKERTAEHSRVLHALAEDSVPALMHCAAGKDRAGLSIAVTLLAVGVERDAVEADYLESNAAHRRYKVHRTSDSPNAMSPEVMELLNPLFDARAEYLAAAFETIEQTWGDPDTYLSEGLKVTPETRERLRERLLD from the coding sequence GTGACGCAGCAGGTCCCGTCCACAGAGCCTGAGCTTGCCGGAGTGCGCAACTTCCGTGACGTGGGCGGGCTGCCGACCGTGGACGGCCGCCGCATCCGTCCCGGCAGGCTCTTCCGCAGCGGCCACCTGGCGCACGCCACCGCGGCCGACACGGCGTTCCTCTCCTCGCTGGGCCTGCACACGATCTTCGACTTCCGCAACGCCGCCGACCAGCGCCTCGAAGGCCCGGACGTGGAGCTGCCCGGCGTGCGCAACGTGAACCTGCCGCTGACCGACCCGGCCGACGGCGCCGAGTTCTGGAAGATGGTCCGCGACGGCGATCTCGACCAACTGCGCGCCATCCTGTCCGACGGCAAGGCCGCGGACCGGATGTCGTCCTCTTACCGCACGATCATCAAGGAGCGCACGGCCGAGCACAGCCGGGTGCTGCACGCCCTCGCCGAGGACAGCGTGCCCGCGCTGATGCACTGCGCGGCGGGCAAGGACCGCGCCGGTCTTTCGATAGCGGTCACGCTGCTGGCCGTCGGCGTCGAGCGTGACGCCGTCGAGGCGGACTACCTCGAGTCGAACGCGGCACACCGCCGCTACAAGGTGCACCGCACCAGCGACTCCCCGAACGCGATGTCTCCCGAGGTCATGGAGCTGCTCAACCCCCTCTTCGACGCCCGCGCCGAGTATCTGGCGGCGGCGTTCGAGACGATCGAGCAGACCTGGGGCGACCCGGACACCTATCTTTCGGAGGGCCTCAAGGTGACGCCCGAGACCCGTGAGCGGCTGCGCGAGCGGCTCCTCGACTGA
- a CDS encoding GTP-binding protein translates to MDYDDSSDPFPTALKILVAGGFGVGKTTFVGAVSEIAPLSTEELLTTVSEATDDLSGVENKTTTTVAMDFGRITLDPEHVLYLFGTPGQERFWFMWDELSEGALGAVVLADTRRLEDCFAAVDFFEQRGMGFIVAINEFDGAHRYEPEEVRAAIDLDPQVPVVRCDARISSSGIQTLLILVKHLLNHAPEPSYGAHT, encoded by the coding sequence ATGGATTACGACGACAGCTCTGACCCCTTCCCCACCGCACTGAAGATCCTCGTCGCCGGTGGTTTCGGGGTCGGCAAGACGACCTTCGTGGGCGCGGTCAGCGAGATCGCGCCGCTGAGCACCGAGGAACTGCTCACCACGGTCAGCGAGGCCACCGACGACCTCTCGGGCGTGGAGAACAAGACCACGACGACCGTCGCCATGGACTTCGGACGCATCACGCTCGACCCCGAACACGTGCTCTATCTCTTCGGCACCCCCGGCCAGGAACGGTTCTGGTTCATGTGGGACGAGCTGTCCGAAGGCGCCCTCGGCGCCGTGGTGCTCGCCGACACCCGCCGACTGGAGGACTGCTTCGCCGCCGTGGACTTCTTCGAACAGCGCGGCATGGGCTTCATCGTCGCGATCAACGAATTCGACGGTGCCCACCGCTACGAACCCGAAGAGGTGCGTGCCGCCATCGACCTCGACCCCCAAGTGCCCGTCGTACGCTGCGACGCGCGGATCTCCAGCTCGGGCATCCAGACGCTCCTCATCCTCGTCAAACACCTCCTCAACCACGCACCGGAGCCGAGCTACGGAGCCCACACGTGA
- a CDS encoding DUF6126 family protein: protein MEEKFPRALWVRLIIYVAVGHLFAAFIYLLFELGAQNK from the coding sequence ATGGAGGAGAAGTTCCCGCGCGCTCTCTGGGTCCGGCTGATCATCTATGTGGCGGTCGGCCACCTCTTCGCCGCCTTCATCTACCTGCTGTTCGAACTGGGCGCACAGAACAAGTAG
- a CDS encoding SGNH/GDSL hydrolase family protein: MSAESTTFINHPINNGVFNSYAAVGDSFTEGVGDPGPGGTFVGWADRLAVLLDDRVPEHTFRYANLAVRGKLLDQIVADQVPRAKELAPDLVTFCAGGNDIIRPGTDPDELAERFERAVADLSSAVGTVMVTTGFDTRGVAVLKHLRGKIATYNMHVRAVADRYGCPVLDLWSLKTVQDRRAWDGDRLHLSAEGHTRVALRAAQVLGLEVPADPDQAWPPLPPRGTLDLRRDDILWAREYLVPWIGRRIRGESSGDHVEAKRPDLLPL, from the coding sequence GTGAGCGCAGAGTCGACAACCTTCATCAATCACCCCATCAACAACGGCGTATTCAACTCCTACGCAGCGGTCGGCGACAGCTTCACCGAAGGCGTCGGTGACCCGGGGCCCGGCGGCACGTTCGTCGGATGGGCCGATCGTCTCGCCGTCCTGCTGGACGACCGGGTACCCGAGCACACCTTCCGGTACGCCAACCTCGCCGTGCGCGGCAAGCTCCTCGACCAGATCGTCGCGGACCAGGTGCCGCGCGCCAAGGAGCTGGCCCCCGACCTCGTGACGTTCTGCGCGGGCGGCAACGACATCATCCGTCCGGGCACCGACCCGGACGAGCTGGCCGAGCGCTTCGAGCGGGCCGTCGCCGACCTCTCGTCGGCGGTCGGCACGGTCATGGTGACCACCGGGTTCGACACCCGGGGCGTAGCGGTCCTCAAGCATCTGCGCGGCAAGATCGCCACGTACAACATGCATGTCCGCGCGGTCGCCGACCGCTATGGCTGCCCGGTGCTCGACCTGTGGTCCCTCAAGACCGTCCAGGACCGCCGCGCCTGGGACGGCGACCGGCTGCACCTCTCCGCCGAGGGCCACACCCGGGTGGCGCTGCGTGCCGCCCAGGTCCTCGGCCTGGAGGTGCCCGCCGACCCCGACCAGGCGTGGCCGCCGCTGCCGCCGCGCGGCACGCTGGACCTGCGGCGCGACGACATCCTCTGGGCGCGGGAGTACCTGGTGCCGTGGATCGGCCGGCGCATCCGGGGTGAGAGCTCGGGCGACCATGTGGAGGCCAAGCGGCCGGACTTGCTGCCGCTCTAG
- a CDS encoding DUF742 domain-containing protein, with protein sequence MAAPHDGPWLDDAAGRLVRPYTVSNGRTRPTTQLDLLSQVMATGSTPFGYLGPEHSAALGLCGAPTSVAEVAAQLKLPAVVAKVILCDLLDSGALTTKAPDFSHNPTDRSLLEAVLDGLRRQL encoded by the coding sequence GTGGCGGCCCCGCATGACGGGCCCTGGCTCGACGACGCCGCGGGACGGCTCGTGCGTCCCTACACGGTCAGCAACGGCCGGACCAGACCGACCACACAACTCGACCTGCTCTCCCAGGTGATGGCCACCGGATCGACCCCGTTCGGCTATCTCGGGCCGGAGCACTCCGCGGCCCTCGGCCTGTGCGGTGCCCCGACCTCCGTCGCCGAGGTCGCGGCGCAGCTGAAGCTGCCCGCGGTCGTGGCCAAAGTGATCCTCTGCGATCTCCTCGACTCCGGGGCCCTCACCACGAAGGCCCCGGACTTCTCTCACAACCCCACTGACCGGTCCCTGTTGGAGGCAGTGCTCGATGGATTACGACGACAGCTCTGA
- a CDS encoding MBL fold metallo-hydrolase → MGGLSTFSGGPVSRSLIPGLRTLRSPAFGADPAGARLARIRRSPNFSVADGAFQNPVGARARPSGSTLEFAKIYFRKEQRVRRGPAGTIPVHATTLADLAKPPAGGLRITWMGHSSVLAEIDGRRVLFDPVWGERCSPYSFAGPKRLHPVPVPLKALGPVDAVVISHDHYDHLDMPTIKALAGTGTVFAVPLGVGAHLERWGVPVDRLRELDWHESAQVAGLTLTATPARHFCGRGLRNPQHTLWASWVVAGPEHRVYHSGDTGYFPGFRDIGAEHGPFDVTMVQIGAYSEFWPDIHMTPEEGMRAHLDLQGGRPQGLMLPIHWGTFNLAPHPWSEPGEGTLAAARGAGADIALPCPGEPFEPGARNVPAAPWWRGVAVVPDGGWPAEAVDEPRATAADSGDPETAPVA, encoded by the coding sequence ATGGGAGGCCTATCCACCTTTTCAGGAGGTCCCGTGTCCCGGTCCCTGATCCCCGGGCTCCGCACGCTGCGGTCCCCCGCCTTCGGCGCGGACCCGGCCGGCGCGCGGCTGGCGCGGATCCGCAGGTCGCCGAACTTCTCCGTGGCCGACGGCGCCTTCCAGAACCCCGTAGGGGCGCGGGCCAGGCCCTCGGGGTCCACGCTGGAGTTCGCGAAGATCTACTTCCGCAAGGAGCAGCGCGTACGCCGCGGCCCCGCCGGCACGATCCCGGTGCACGCCACGACCCTCGCGGACCTCGCCAAGCCGCCGGCCGGCGGCCTGCGGATCACCTGGATGGGGCACTCCAGCGTCCTCGCCGAGATCGACGGGCGGCGCGTGCTCTTCGACCCGGTGTGGGGCGAGCGGTGTTCGCCGTACTCCTTCGCGGGGCCCAAGCGGCTGCACCCCGTGCCGGTGCCCCTGAAGGCCCTCGGCCCGGTCGACGCCGTGGTCATCTCGCACGATCACTACGACCATCTGGACATGCCGACGATCAAGGCGCTGGCCGGTACGGGCACCGTGTTCGCGGTGCCGCTCGGCGTCGGCGCCCACCTGGAGCGCTGGGGCGTGCCCGTGGACCGGCTCCGCGAGCTGGACTGGCACGAGTCGGCGCAGGTGGCGGGGCTGACCCTGACGGCGACGCCCGCGCGGCACTTCTGCGGCCGCGGCCTGCGCAACCCGCAGCACACGTTGTGGGCCTCCTGGGTGGTCGCGGGGCCCGAGCACCGCGTCTACCACAGCGGGGACACGGGGTACTTCCCGGGATTCCGGGACATCGGCGCCGAGCACGGCCCGTTCGACGTCACGATGGTCCAGATCGGCGCCTACTCCGAGTTCTGGCCGGACATCCACATGACGCCCGAGGAGGGCATGCGGGCCCACCTGGACCTCCAGGGCGGCCGACCGCAGGGGCTGATGCTGCCGATCCACTGGGGTACGTTCAACCTCGCCCCGCACCCGTGGTCGGAGCCCGGCGAGGGCACGCTCGCCGCGGCGCGCGGCGCGGGCGCCGACATCGCGCTGCCCTGCCCCGGCGAGCCCTTCGAACCGGGGGCGCGGAACGTACCGGCCGCCCCCTGGTGGCGCGGCGTCGCGGTCGTGCCGGACGGCGGCTGGCCCGCGGAGGCCGTGGACGAGCCGCGGGCCACGGCCGCGGACAGCGGGGACCCGGAGACGGCGCCCGTCGCCTAG
- a CDS encoding helix-turn-helix domain-containing protein, which translates to MSPAEPAEPTGPPEAAEALPAVAPQLRELRRRASLTLEAAARTAGLSPAHLSRLETGQRQPSLPMLLALARVYGTTVSELLGETVAGRDAVVRAADMEPTRAGGWTYWQAGAPGRGMQALRVHVPYGAQGDIVRVHPGEEWLYVLGGRLRLRLGDAAHTLSPGDSAHFDSLTPHRIAAADRGGADLLFVHTLLQSPATALCLGGPTQGEPT; encoded by the coding sequence ATGAGCCCCGCCGAGCCCGCCGAGCCGACCGGGCCGCCCGAGGCGGCCGAAGCGCTGCCCGCCGTCGCGCCGCAGCTGCGTGAGCTGCGCCGCCGCGCGTCCCTCACGCTGGAGGCCGCCGCCCGTACCGCCGGACTCTCGCCCGCCCACCTGTCCCGCCTGGAGACCGGGCAGCGCCAGCCCTCGCTGCCGATGCTGCTCGCGCTCGCACGCGTCTACGGTACGACGGTCTCCGAGCTGCTCGGAGAGACGGTCGCCGGCCGGGACGCGGTCGTCAGGGCCGCGGACATGGAGCCGACCCGGGCCGGTGGCTGGACCTACTGGCAGGCGGGCGCCCCCGGCCGCGGCATGCAGGCCCTGCGCGTACACGTCCCGTACGGCGCGCAGGGCGACATCGTGCGCGTGCATCCCGGCGAGGAGTGGCTGTACGTCCTTGGCGGGCGGCTGCGGCTGCGGCTCGGGGACGCCGCGCATACGCTCTCGCCGGGGGACAGCGCGCACTTCGACTCGCTGACCCCGCACCGGATCGCGGCCGCCGACCGGGGCGGCGCCGATCTCCTCTTCGTCCATACGTTGCTACAGAGCCCCGCCACCGCGCTGTGCCTCGGCGGCCCCACCCAGGGAGAACCGACATGA
- a CDS encoding GAF domain-containing protein, translating into MRYDPTGHLLLTPVDKEAPARVRRLRGLGIGDRVDPEFDLFAGRLAKLTGAPYAMVNFIDENRQFFAGLHTPDSSMERYMARDHGYCPHVVVRRKALVLEDVCDYPRFAGNPVVDEIGIRSYLGAPLIDRTGIVLGTVCVVDVEPRRWGRAGLDTIKTMAAELVEQIHRREDGGI; encoded by the coding sequence GTGAGGTACGACCCGACCGGGCACCTGCTGCTCACCCCTGTCGACAAAGAAGCCCCCGCGCGCGTGCGGCGGCTGCGCGGCCTGGGCATCGGGGACCGCGTCGACCCGGAGTTCGACCTCTTCGCGGGCCGGCTCGCGAAGCTGACCGGCGCGCCCTACGCCATGGTCAACTTCATCGACGAGAACCGGCAGTTCTTCGCCGGCCTGCACACTCCGGACAGCTCCATGGAGCGCTACATGGCCCGTGACCACGGGTACTGCCCGCATGTGGTGGTGCGGCGCAAGGCCCTCGTCCTGGAGGACGTCTGCGACTATCCGCGGTTCGCGGGCAATCCCGTCGTCGACGAGATCGGCATCCGCTCCTATCTGGGCGCGCCCCTCATCGACCGTACGGGCATCGTCCTCGGCACGGTCTGCGTCGTCGACGTCGAGCCCCGGCGCTGGGGGAGGGCGGGGCTCGACACGATCAAGACGATGGCCGCGGAGCTGGTCGAGCAGATCCACCGGCGGGAGGACGGCGGGATCTGA